A genomic window from Haladaptatus caseinilyticus includes:
- the argF gene encoding ornithine carbamoyltransferase, translating to MTRHFLDVDDLSPDELAEVLALAEEFKSDGSPPELAGQTLAMLFEKPSTRTRLSFETGMTELGGHAVFMGPDDTHLDHGEPVSDTGRVLSRYVDFVMGRVFDHDCLVEMAKYATVPIINGLSDIAHPCQSLADLLTIQEQFGSFEDLSIAWVGDGNNVLNSFAIAASTVGLGLTIATPEGYEPSSDALARANNRGCSPVLTNDPHEAVADADVVYTDVWVSMGEEDERKEKLAAFDGFQLNADLLPGSAYAMHCLPAHRGEEITGEVLESDRSLSWDQAENRLHAQKALLAYLGENG from the coding sequence ATGACCCGCCACTTCCTCGACGTGGACGACTTATCCCCCGACGAGTTGGCCGAGGTGCTGGCGCTGGCCGAGGAGTTCAAATCGGACGGGTCGCCGCCGGAGTTGGCCGGACAGACGCTCGCTATGCTGTTCGAGAAACCGAGTACGCGCACCCGTCTCTCGTTCGAAACGGGAATGACGGAGCTCGGCGGACACGCCGTGTTCATGGGGCCGGACGACACCCACCTAGACCATGGCGAACCCGTCTCCGATACGGGGAGAGTGCTCTCGCGGTACGTCGATTTCGTCATGGGTCGCGTGTTCGACCACGACTGTTTGGTCGAGATGGCGAAGTACGCGACGGTACCCATCATCAACGGCCTCTCCGACATCGCCCATCCGTGTCAGTCGCTCGCCGACCTGCTCACGATTCAGGAACAGTTCGGCTCGTTCGAAGACCTGTCCATCGCGTGGGTCGGCGACGGAAACAACGTGCTCAACTCCTTCGCAATCGCGGCATCGACGGTCGGCCTCGGCCTGACGATTGCGACGCCGGAAGGGTACGAACCGTCGAGTGACGCACTTGCGCGGGCGAATAATCGCGGTTGCTCACCTGTATTGACGAACGACCCCCATGAAGCGGTCGCCGACGCGGACGTCGTTTACACCGACGTGTGGGTCAGCATGGGCGAGGAGGACGAACGGAAGGAAAAGCTGGCGGCGTTCGACGGGTTCCAACTGAACGCTGACCTGCTCCCCGGTTCGGCGTATGCGATGCACTGTCTTCCCGCCCATCGCGGCGAAGAGATCACCGGAGAGGTACTCGAAAGCGACCGCTCGCTGTCGTGGGATCAAGCCGAAAACAGGCTTCACGCGCAAAAGGCGCTGTTGGCGTATCTCGGCGAAAACGGGTGA
- the thrC gene encoding threonine synthase yields MTLTLSKPTTSAPDSADDGVWLACIACEWTGAPFDEIRYRCPDCDGLLEVRYADHPTFDDFEGSGVWRYADALPVKSGVSIDEGNTPLYEAPTIEDEVDVSSLRIKHEGMNPTGSFKDRGMTLGVKVAEKLGTDRLACASTGNTSAALACYGARADTEVLVLLPAGKVAAGKVAQASLHGARILEVGGNFDDCLDIVSDLANRGEAYLLNSLNPFRLEGQKTIGLEIIEQFRDQTGDLPDRIVLPVGNAGNTSALFKAFRELVAAGELTAEEVPTLTGVQAEGAAPMVEAVESDADEVRRWDEVETIATAIRIGNPVNAPKALPAIRETGGTAIAVTDHEITDAQRALARDGIGVEPASAASVAGLRKLRESGKISADENVVCLTTGHLLKDPDAAAKAGVEPEPVPADTDDVLRHISR; encoded by the coding sequence ATGACCCTGACGCTCTCGAAACCGACCACATCAGCACCCGACAGTGCGGACGACGGCGTATGGCTCGCGTGTATCGCCTGTGAATGGACCGGCGCGCCATTCGACGAGATTCGCTATCGTTGTCCCGACTGTGACGGACTGCTCGAGGTTCGGTACGCCGACCATCCGACGTTCGATGATTTCGAAGGGAGCGGTGTCTGGCGCTATGCCGACGCCCTCCCCGTGAAATCCGGCGTGAGCATCGACGAGGGGAACACCCCCCTGTACGAAGCGCCGACCATCGAAGACGAGGTCGACGTCTCCTCCCTTCGAATCAAACACGAGGGGATGAATCCGACGGGCAGTTTCAAAGACCGCGGAATGACGCTCGGCGTGAAAGTCGCGGAAAAGCTCGGCACGGACCGGCTGGCCTGCGCGAGCACCGGGAACACCAGCGCCGCGTTAGCCTGTTACGGCGCGCGTGCCGATACCGAAGTGCTCGTCCTCTTGCCTGCCGGAAAAGTCGCCGCCGGAAAGGTGGCACAGGCGAGCCTCCACGGCGCACGAATCCTCGAAGTCGGCGGCAACTTCGACGATTGCCTCGACATCGTCTCCGACCTCGCAAATCGCGGCGAGGCGTACCTCCTCAACTCGCTCAACCCGTTCCGCTTGGAAGGCCAGAAAACCATCGGACTGGAGATCATCGAACAGTTCCGCGACCAAACCGGCGACCTCCCCGACCGAATCGTACTTCCAGTCGGCAACGCCGGAAACACCAGCGCGCTGTTCAAAGCGTTCCGTGAACTCGTCGCCGCCGGTGAACTGACGGCCGAAGAAGTACCCACTCTGACTGGCGTCCAAGCCGAAGGTGCGGCCCCAATGGTCGAGGCCGTCGAATCCGATGCGGACGAAGTCCGTCGCTGGGACGAAGTCGAAACAATCGCGACCGCCATCCGAATCGGAAACCCTGTCAACGCCCCGAAAGCACTGCCGGCGATCCGAGAAACCGGCGGAACCGCAATCGCTGTCACGGACCACGAAATCACCGACGCTCAACGAGCATTGGCGAGGGACGGAATCGGCGTCGAACCCGCCAGCGCCGCGAGCGTCGCTGGCCTGCGAAAACTCCGCGAATCAGGGAAGATATCGGCCGACGAGAACGTCGTCTGCCTGACCACGGGACACCTGTTGAAAGACCCCGATGCGGCAGCAAAAGCGGGCGTCGAACCGGAACCCGTTCCCGCCGACACCGACGACGTGTTGAGGCACATCTCGAGATAA
- a CDS encoding CapA family protein has product MGQGDAIRFGFTGDVMLGRLIDERQRQRSVSAVWGNIEEHLEALDGLFINLECCLSARGTPWTDTYRPFHFRADPDWAIPALKSVGVDWASLANNHILDYGSDALLDTIEYLDDAGIAHSGAGADEDAARAPAIVSVGDYDVAFVSFTDNTPEFGAGRDEPGTAYVEFDVTDDKAARIVGDSIAQARKANPDLLVASLHWGPNMRTEPTVEFREFARWLAEQDVDIVHGHSAHVFQGVEVVDNTLVLYDTGDFLDDYAVDSERRNDRSFIFELALKDGDLTELRLHPTEIYDLAVHEAEHYAGNWSMQQMDTLSSAFGTQFEREDDELVLSL; this is encoded by the coding sequence ATGGGTCAAGGGGACGCGATACGGTTCGGTTTTACGGGTGACGTAATGCTCGGACGACTAATCGACGAACGGCAGCGACAGCGGAGCGTCAGCGCCGTTTGGGGTAACATCGAGGAACACCTCGAAGCGTTAGATGGATTGTTTATCAACCTCGAATGTTGCCTCTCGGCCCGCGGAACGCCATGGACGGATACGTACCGACCCTTTCACTTTCGAGCGGACCCGGACTGGGCGATTCCGGCGTTGAAATCCGTCGGCGTCGATTGGGCGTCACTCGCGAACAACCATATTTTGGATTACGGTTCCGATGCCCTTCTCGATACCATCGAGTACCTCGACGACGCAGGAATAGCACATTCAGGTGCCGGTGCGGACGAAGACGCGGCCCGCGCTCCAGCCATCGTCTCGGTGGGCGACTACGACGTTGCTTTCGTTTCGTTCACGGATAACACGCCAGAGTTCGGTGCGGGACGGGACGAACCCGGAACGGCCTACGTGGAGTTCGACGTAACCGACGACAAAGCGGCCCGTATCGTCGGCGATTCGATCGCCCAAGCCCGCAAAGCGAACCCCGATTTGCTCGTTGCGTCGCTTCACTGGGGGCCGAACATGCGGACGGAACCCACGGTCGAGTTTCGGGAGTTTGCTCGATGGTTGGCCGAACAGGATGTCGATATCGTCCATGGCCACAGTGCCCACGTCTTCCAAGGCGTCGAAGTCGTCGATAATACGCTCGTTCTGTACGATACGGGTGACTTCCTGGACGATTATGCGGTCGATTCGGAACGCCGAAACGACCGGAGTTTCATCTTCGAACTGGCCCTCAAGGACGGCGACCTCACGGAACTCCGGCTCCATCCGACCGAAATCTACGACCTCGCGGTCCACGAAGCGGAACACTACGCAGGTAACTGGAGTATGCAGCAGATGGATACCCTCTCGTCCGCGTTCGGAACGCAGTTCGAACGCGAGGACGACGAACTCGTGCTTTCGTTGTAA
- a CDS encoding [LysW]-lysine hydrolase — translation MTLTKAMTTTEITVASAHDLLVELVETPSVSGNETDCAERLTSFFEEHGREAWIDDVGNVRAPGNEILLTSHIDTVPGEIPVELDDSVLHGRGSVDAKGPLAAMAVAAVETGASFVGVVGEETDSRGARHLVDDYEEPEFVVNGEPSGWDALTLGYRGFLSGSYSVSIDSHHTSRPEPNAIQHAVGWLSRVESAFESNADSADESGPEEPSSTFESVTAKPISFDGGLTDDGLATEAEAEIQFRIPPGTTANEIREIAEDELAAGTVSWNESIPPTIASPRTELGRAFRVAVRNEDGEPSLLRKTGTSDANIYAETWDCPVVTYGPGDSSLDHTPDEHIELGEFDNSVAVLARVCRSLEEKL, via the coding sequence ATGACCCTGACGAAAGCCATGACAACCACGGAAATCACGGTGGCCAGTGCGCACGACCTGCTGGTCGAACTGGTCGAAACGCCATCGGTATCGGGAAACGAGACGGACTGCGCGGAACGACTCACCTCGTTCTTCGAGGAGCACGGTCGTGAGGCATGGATCGACGATGTCGGGAACGTTCGTGCGCCGGGAAACGAAATCCTACTCACGTCACACATCGACACGGTTCCGGGCGAAATCCCAGTAGAACTAGACGACAGCGTTCTTCATGGCCGCGGAAGCGTGGACGCCAAAGGTCCGCTTGCTGCGATGGCAGTCGCGGCAGTCGAGACGGGCGCGAGTTTCGTCGGCGTCGTCGGGGAGGAAACCGACTCGCGCGGTGCTCGACACCTCGTGGACGACTACGAGGAACCCGAGTTCGTCGTGAACGGTGAACCGAGCGGTTGGGACGCCCTGACGCTCGGTTATCGTGGGTTCCTGTCGGGTTCCTACTCGGTGTCCATCGATTCCCACCACACCTCCCGTCCGGAACCGAACGCCATCCAACACGCCGTTGGCTGGCTCTCGCGAGTCGAATCGGCGTTCGAATCGAACGCCGATTCGGCGGACGAGTCGGGACCAGAGGAACCGAGTTCGACGTTCGAGTCGGTGACCGCAAAACCGATTTCGTTCGACGGCGGTCTCACCGACGATGGACTGGCGACCGAGGCCGAAGCAGAAATCCAGTTTAGGATTCCACCGGGAACGACGGCGAACGAGATCCGTGAAATCGCCGAAGACGAACTGGCGGCGGGAACCGTTTCGTGGAACGAATCGATACCCCCGACGATAGCCAGTCCACGTACTGAACTCGGACGGGCGTTTCGTGTGGCGGTTCGAAACGAGGATGGCGAGCCAAGCCTCCTCAGAAAGACCGGGACGAGCGACGCGAACATCTACGCAGAGACGTGGGACTGTCCAGTCGTAACGTACGGACCGGGAGATTCGTCGCTCGACCACACGCCCGATGAGCATATCGAACTCGGCGAGTTCGACAACTCGGTAGCCGTGTTGGCTCGCGTCTGTCGCTCACTGGAGGAGAAGCTATGA
- a CDS encoding acetylglutamate/acetylaminoadipate kinase — protein sequence MTRTEYTHDELLDAHDQLIDNDNVPNDGLRADGGIIEDENTPIVVKIGGARAVNPAGALDDIAHLTANGEDVVVVHGGSTAVDDTLEELGEEPEYVESPNGVVGRFTDERAMGVFEMVMPGKLNTDLTADLQAEGVRAVGLSGVDGALLTGTRKSAVRVVEDGKKKIRRGDHSGKIEDVNASLLETLLAESYTPVVTVPMLADDGTPVNADADRAAAAIAAALGGDLVVLTDVPGLLENPEDETTLIEQVATPAEMATAKGAAEGFMTKKVMAATEALDGGAKSVVIADANNRDPITAAQKGHGTKFTPGAVGGSQ from the coding sequence ATGACACGTACCGAGTACACACACGACGAACTGCTCGATGCACACGACCAACTCATCGATAATGACAACGTTCCAAACGACGGCCTCCGCGCCGATGGTGGCATAATCGAAGACGAGAACACGCCCATCGTCGTGAAAATCGGGGGTGCCCGCGCAGTGAATCCAGCGGGCGCACTCGACGATATCGCTCACCTGACCGCCAACGGCGAGGACGTAGTGGTCGTCCACGGCGGTTCGACCGCCGTGGACGACACGCTGGAAGAACTGGGCGAGGAACCCGAATACGTCGAATCGCCGAACGGCGTCGTCGGACGTTTCACCGACGAGCGCGCGATGGGAGTGTTCGAAATGGTGATGCCCGGTAAACTCAATACGGACTTGACCGCTGATTTGCAGGCCGAAGGCGTCCGCGCAGTCGGACTATCCGGCGTCGATGGCGCGCTGTTGACCGGGACGAGAAAGTCCGCCGTCAGGGTCGTCGAGGACGGCAAGAAGAAGATTCGTCGCGGCGACCACTCCGGTAAAATCGAGGATGTGAACGCCTCACTCCTCGAGACACTACTCGCGGAAAGCTACACGCCTGTCGTGACAGTTCCGATGCTGGCCGACGATGGAACGCCGGTCAACGCCGATGCGGACCGCGCGGCAGCGGCAATCGCCGCCGCACTCGGCGGCGACCTCGTCGTCCTGACGGACGTACCGGGTCTCCTCGAGAATCCCGAGGACGAGACGACGCTCATCGAGCAGGTCGCCACCCCTGCGGAGATGGCGACCGCGAAAGGAGCAGCGGAAGGGTTCATGACCAAGAAGGTCATGGCGGCCACGGAAGCCCTCGACGGGGGTGCAAAATCGGTCGTCATCGCGGACGCAAACAACCGCGACCCGATTACAGCGGCACAGAAGGGTCACGGGACGAAATTCACGCCCGGAGCAGTAGGGGGTTCCCAATGA
- the lysW gene encoding lysine biosynthesis protein LysW: protein MAECVECGADVPLHNDLESGEIIDCATCGVELEVIDVNPPVLDRAPELEEDWGE, encoded by the coding sequence ATGGCAGAATGCGTTGAGTGTGGGGCGGACGTACCCCTGCACAACGATCTGGAATCGGGCGAAATCATCGACTGTGCGACCTGCGGTGTCGAACTGGAAGTGATCGACGTGAACCCGCCAGTCCTCGACCGGGCACCCGAGCTCGAAGAGGACTGGGGGGAGTAA
- a CDS encoding N-acetylmuramoyl-L-alanine amidase, giving the protein MQSRRDLLKKIGAAGTAGIGATALSSSTAVAKPAVDWEPAHSSNYTAANRGAAEIDAIVIHVAQGSAEGTVNWFQNPDANVSAHYTIRDDGYKYQSVSDINEAWHAGGVSWYNDATIGIEHGGYVSSGFPTAQYQSSAELVRWLCDQYNIPKSRVSGVASCNGESGIMGHHQVPETDCGYNDHTDPGPNWDWDYYMSLI; this is encoded by the coding sequence ATGCAATCACGACGTGACCTACTGAAAAAAATTGGTGCGGCAGGAACTGCAGGTATCGGCGCAACGGCGTTGTCGAGTAGCACCGCCGTGGCAAAACCGGCAGTCGATTGGGAACCCGCCCATTCGAGCAACTACACGGCCGCGAACCGTGGTGCGGCAGAAATCGACGCCATCGTCATCCACGTGGCCCAAGGCTCTGCCGAGGGGACGGTCAACTGGTTCCAGAACCCGGACGCAAACGTCAGCGCCCACTACACCATCCGCGACGACGGATACAAATACCAGTCCGTCAGCGACATCAACGAGGCGTGGCACGCAGGTGGCGTTTCTTGGTACAACGACGCCACCATCGGCATCGAACACGGTGGCTACGTCAGCAGTGGCTTCCCGACTGCGCAGTACCAGAGTTCCGCAGAACTCGTCCGCTGGCTGTGTGACCAGTACAACATCCCGAAGAGTCGTGTCTCCGGCGTCGCATCGTGTAATGGTGAAAGCGGCATCATGGGACACCACCAGGTACCCGAGACCGACTGTGGATACAACGACCACACCGACCCCGGTCCAAACTGGGACTGGGACTACTACATGAGCCTCATCTAA
- the argH gene encoding argininosuccinate lyase, whose protein sequence is MSEKGSGIGGGKNGDGDVVRGDRFSGGPARGFLSSLSADERIFAADLAVDRAHVVMLAEQGIIEDETAGEILTALNVVEVDGHGSLPDGEDVHAAIETSVVQKVGADGGKMHTARSRNDEVATCIRYRLREDVLDVLDATIAVREALLEVAESHSDTVMPGYTHLQPAQPTTVGHFLASYEQAITRDTARLLDAYGRVNQCPLGSAAFAGTPFDVNRERVAKLLGFDSVLGNSMDAASTRDFLVETVSALATLATTLSGIAEDLVIYSNRGFVELSDDYSSTSSIMPQKKNPDTLELVRAVAGDTHAGLSGLLSTLKGLPRAYNRDLQRATPHAWDAIDAVTDAVEVTAGAVATATWNEDVLAEASADGFSTATGIADLLAMCGVPFRTAHELVATAGEANYDALDSAAKDVLGAPLAEYVPREEVEAALDPETSVGMRDSHGGPAADAMVEGLSDAEATLVVHEETVVELVDSLDAANELLQTEVNDYV, encoded by the coding sequence ATGAGTGAGAAAGGGAGTGGAATCGGCGGCGGCAAAAACGGCGATGGCGATGTCGTCCGCGGCGACCGCTTCAGCGGCGGTCCCGCCCGCGGATTTCTCTCGTCGCTATCCGCCGACGAGCGCATCTTCGCAGCGGACCTCGCGGTGGACCGCGCCCACGTCGTGATGCTCGCGGAACAGGGCATCATCGAGGACGAAACGGCGGGCGAGATTCTCACCGCGCTGAACGTGGTCGAAGTCGATGGCCACGGGTCGCTTCCCGACGGCGAAGACGTTCACGCCGCCATCGAGACATCGGTGGTCCAGAAGGTCGGTGCCGACGGCGGCAAGATGCACACCGCCAGAAGCAGGAACGACGAGGTTGCGACCTGCATCCGCTATCGTCTTCGCGAGGATGTCCTGGACGTTCTGGATGCGACCATCGCGGTCCGCGAAGCACTGCTCGAAGTCGCCGAATCGCACTCGGACACGGTGATGCCGGGGTACACACATCTCCAACCCGCCCAACCGACCACAGTCGGTCACTTCCTCGCGTCCTACGAGCAGGCGATCACGCGCGACACGGCCCGCCTGCTCGATGCGTACGGGAGGGTGAACCAGTGTCCCCTCGGATCTGCGGCGTTCGCGGGAACGCCGTTCGATGTAAATCGCGAGCGCGTGGCGAAGCTGCTCGGGTTCGATTCGGTTCTGGGGAACTCCATGGACGCGGCGTCCACCCGAGATTTCCTCGTCGAGACGGTGTCCGCGCTGGCCACTCTCGCCACGACCCTCTCCGGAATCGCGGAGGACCTCGTCATCTACTCGAATCGCGGGTTCGTGGAACTGTCGGACGATTATTCGTCCACGTCGTCCATCATGCCCCAGAAGAAGAATCCCGACACGCTCGAACTGGTTCGCGCGGTGGCAGGTGATACCCATGCTGGATTGTCTGGCTTGCTTTCGACGCTCAAGGGACTTCCACGCGCGTACAACCGCGACCTCCAGCGCGCGACGCCCCACGCGTGGGACGCCATCGACGCCGTAACTGACGCGGTTGAGGTGACGGCGGGTGCGGTGGCGACTGCAACGTGGAACGAGGACGTACTTGCCGAGGCGTCGGCCGATGGCTTTTCGACAGCGACCGGAATCGCCGACTTGCTTGCCATGTGCGGCGTCCCGTTCCGCACGGCACACGAACTGGTTGCGACGGCAGGAGAGGCGAACTACGACGCGCTCGATTCCGCCGCGAAGGACGTACTCGGTGCGCCGCTCGCCGAATACGTTCCCCGTGAGGAGGTCGAGGCTGCACTCGACCCCGAAACGAGCGTCGGGATGCGTGATTCACACGGCGGCCCTGCTGCCGATGCGATGGTAGAAGGATTGAGTGATGCAGAGGCGACGCTCGTCGTCCACGAAGAGACGGTCGTCGAACTGGTTGACTCGCTCGATGCGGCGAACGAACTGCTCCAGACAGAGGTGAACGACTATGTCTGA
- the lysX gene encoding lysine biosynthesis protein LysX → MKIGLLYSRIRKDEKLLLAELRDRGHEVTKIDVRKETFDLTDAPATFENLDLVVDRCLATSRSLYATQFCEAYGIPVVNSHETADICADKVKTSLTLAGAGIPTPATKVAFTTKSAMEAIESFGYPCVLKPVVGSWGRLMAKIDSKSAAEAILEHKATLGHYEHKVFYVQEFVDKPGRDIRVLALDGEPVAAMARHDDHWLTNAAKGAETTTFELDSEAESLVEQASDAVGGGLLGVDLMETDSGYTVHEVNHTVEFKALNEAVDLDVPASVVDWLESTVGMEVMA, encoded by the coding sequence GTGAAGATTGGACTGCTCTACTCCCGTATCCGCAAGGACGAAAAGCTCCTACTCGCCGAACTCCGTGACCGCGGGCACGAGGTGACGAAAATCGACGTGCGCAAGGAAACGTTCGACCTGACGGACGCGCCGGCCACCTTCGAAAACCTCGACCTCGTCGTGGACCGCTGTCTGGCGACGAGTCGGAGCCTGTACGCCACGCAGTTTTGCGAGGCGTACGGCATACCGGTCGTCAACAGCCACGAGACGGCCGACATCTGCGCCGACAAGGTGAAAACCAGCCTCACGCTCGCTGGCGCCGGTATTCCCACGCCTGCGACGAAAGTCGCATTTACGACCAAGAGCGCGATGGAAGCCATCGAGTCCTTTGGCTACCCCTGCGTGCTCAAGCCAGTCGTCGGGTCGTGGGGTCGCCTTATGGCGAAAATCGACTCGAAAAGCGCGGCAGAAGCCATCTTGGAACACAAAGCCACGCTCGGTCACTACGAGCACAAAGTGTTCTACGTGCAGGAGTTCGTGGACAAACCCGGGAGGGATATCCGCGTGCTCGCGCTGGATGGCGAACCGGTCGCGGCGATGGCCCGTCACGACGACCACTGGCTGACGAACGCCGCGAAAGGTGCCGAAACCACGACGTTCGAACTGGATTCGGAAGCCGAGTCGTTGGTCGAACAGGCCAGCGATGCGGTCGGCGGCGGGCTGCTCGGCGTCGATCTGATGGAAACCGACTCGGGTTACACGGTCCACGAAGTGAACCACACGGTCGAGTTCAAGGCGTTGAACGAAGCGGTGGACCTGGACGTGCCCGCCAGCGTCGTCGATTGGTTGGAATCCACGGTCGGAATGGAGGTGATGGCCTGA
- a CDS encoding aspartate aminotransferase family protein, with protein sequence MSEFVYSQKPIPIESGEGVYLYAEDGTEYLDFGASYAVSPVGHCHPEVVSAVQKQAAELLFVHASYPTESRDSLYETLATVAPSGLENVWLCNSGTEANEAALKFARSATGNSKIVAAKRGFHGRTMGSLSVTWKPKYRAPFEPLVDDVVFVTYGDEEELADAVDDETAAVILEPVQGEGGVNPATKDYLQAARELTADSGTALLFDEIQTGLGRTGALWACEHAGVTPDIVTTAKGLASGLPIGATLCADWIAEDAGPHGSTFSGSPVVSAAAEATLSVLVNEDLPAHAAEMGEYFRSELDAANLPVRDIRGHGLMVGIEVKRGANRVVKELALSHGILALPAGRSVLRLLPPLTVETEQLDTVVEALSDVLGGNE encoded by the coding sequence ATGAGCGAATTCGTCTACTCCCAAAAGCCCATCCCGATCGAAAGCGGTGAAGGAGTGTACCTCTACGCCGAGGACGGGACCGAATATCTCGATTTCGGCGCAAGTTATGCGGTTTCGCCGGTCGGTCACTGCCACCCCGAAGTCGTTTCGGCGGTGCAGAAACAGGCCGCGGAACTGCTGTTCGTCCACGCCTCGTACCCGACCGAATCCCGCGATTCACTGTACGAAACGTTGGCGACCGTCGCACCGTCCGGTCTCGAAAACGTCTGGCTCTGTAACTCCGGCACCGAGGCGAACGAGGCAGCGTTGAAGTTCGCCCGGAGCGCGACCGGAAACTCGAAAATCGTCGCAGCCAAGCGCGGCTTTCACGGGCGCACCATGGGGTCGCTGTCGGTAACGTGGAAGCCGAAATACCGCGCCCCGTTCGAACCGCTCGTCGATGACGTGGTGTTCGTCACCTATGGCGACGAGGAGGAACTCGCAGACGCAGTAGACGACGAAACGGCCGCCGTCATTCTCGAACCTGTACAAGGGGAAGGCGGCGTCAACCCCGCGACGAAGGACTATCTTCAGGCTGCCCGCGAGCTGACCGCCGACTCGGGAACCGCATTGCTGTTCGACGAGATTCAAACTGGGCTCGGACGGACGGGCGCCCTCTGGGCGTGCGAACATGCCGGAGTGACGCCCGACATCGTGACGACCGCGAAGGGACTGGCGAGCGGCCTTCCCATCGGTGCAACACTTTGCGCCGATTGGATAGCCGAGGACGCCGGGCCACACGGTTCGACTTTTAGCGGGAGTCCGGTCGTCAGTGCTGCCGCGGAAGCGACCCTCTCGGTGCTCGTAAACGAAGATCTTCCGGCACACGCGGCGGAAATGGGCGAATACTTTCGATCCGAACTCGACGCCGCGAACCTGCCGGTACGCGACATCCGCGGCCACGGATTGATGGTCGGAATCGAAGTGAAGCGCGGGGCGAATCGCGTCGTAAAGGAACTCGCACTATCCCATGGGATACTCGCACTCCCGGCGGGACGGAGCGTTCTCCGTTTACTTCCACCCCTAACTGTGGAGACGGAACAGCTCGACACGGTGGTCGAGGCGCTATCCGACGTGTTGGGAGGAAACGAATGA
- the argC gene encoding N-acetyl-gamma-glutamyl-phosphate reductase, translating to MAAATDETAKTNAETLSATVIGASGYTGGELLRLLSGHPNFDVSQATSREYANKTVGSVHPNLRGSELRFSEPDDLESVDVLFAGTPHGVSMEHIDEFRDAADTVVDLSADFRLETESEYDEWYDGHTYPEYLDEAVYALPELFREELIGADLIAAGGCNATATILGLYPLFDAGILSGSEQVVVDVKVGSSEGGATPSKASSHVERSGIVRPYAPTGHRHEAEIEAILDTSVSFTAHAVDMVRGASATSHVFPDSPVSKGDLWTAYRNCYEDEPFVHLVAGGSGVYRYPEPKAVAGTNNAEVGFELDPGNKRVVVFSAIDNLMKGSAGQAVHAANVALGFEETAGLAFQGLHPVGSP from the coding sequence ATGGCCGCCGCGACCGACGAGACGGCGAAAACGAACGCCGAAACGCTCTCCGCAACCGTTATCGGAGCCAGTGGATACACCGGCGGCGAACTGCTTCGCCTGCTCTCGGGGCATCCGAACTTCGACGTTTCCCAAGCGACGAGCAGGGAATACGCGAACAAGACGGTCGGGTCGGTGCATCCCAACCTTCGTGGGTCCGAGCTACGCTTTTCGGAACCCGACGACTTAGAATCCGTAGACGTCCTGTTCGCCGGAACGCCCCACGGTGTCTCGATGGAGCACATCGACGAGTTCCGCGACGCCGCCGACACCGTGGTCGATTTGAGCGCCGATTTCCGACTCGAAACCGAGTCGGAGTACGATGAGTGGTACGACGGCCACACCTATCCGGAGTATCTGGACGAGGCGGTGTACGCTCTCCCGGAACTGTTCCGCGAGGAACTCATCGGTGCAGATCTCATCGCAGCGGGTGGCTGTAACGCTACCGCGACGATTCTCGGTCTGTACCCCCTGTTCGACGCCGGCATTCTGTCCGGAAGTGAGCAAGTCGTCGTGGACGTGAAAGTCGGGTCGTCGGAAGGCGGCGCGACACCCAGCAAGGCATCGAGCCACGTCGAACGCTCTGGAATCGTTCGTCCCTACGCACCGACGGGCCACCGCCACGAGGCAGAAATCGAGGCCATTCTGGATACCAGCGTCTCGTTCACCGCCCACGCCGTGGATATGGTTCGCGGAGCGTCCGCAACGAGCCACGTCTTTCCTGATTCGCCGGTTTCGAAGGGCGACCTCTGGACGGCGTACCGGAACTGCTACGAGGACGAACCCTTCGTCCACCTCGTCGCGGGCGGGAGCGGCGTCTATCGCTATCCCGAGCCCAAGGCAGTCGCCGGAACGAACAACGCCGAAGTCGGATTCGAACTCGACCCCGGAAACAAGCGCGTGGTCGTCTTCAGCGCCATCGACAACCTAATGAAGGGGTCGGCGGGGCAGGCGGTCCACGCCGCGAACGTCGCACTGGGGTTCGAGGAAACCGCCGGACTGGCGTTTCAGGGACTGCATCCCGTGGGGTCACCATGA